In a single window of the Metopolophium dirhodum isolate CAU chromosome 2, ASM1992520v1, whole genome shotgun sequence genome:
- the LOC132939768 gene encoding serine/threonine-protein kinase 10 isoform X1, whose amino-acid sequence MSFLSGLKKVLHLGNNEAKKKKVFNNIHMDCDVDDFWEMIGELGDGAFGKVYKAQHRETGQLAAAKMCILEGEDDLADFMIEIDILAECKHSNIVQLYEAFFVNSKLWMLIEYCDGGALDSIMVELDRALIEEQIAYVCKYMCEGLAFLHKCKVIHRDLKAGNVLLTTSAGVKIADFGVSAKNKQTLQKHDTFIGTPYWMAPEVVLCETFRDNPYDFKVDIWSLGITLIELAQMEPPNHEMSPMRVLLKIQKSDPPKLEQPSKWSKNFNDFVAHALIKDPVQRPTADDLLKHPFVNGNIDPKPIRDLLLEYKAEVVEEEVVDEEPEESPQSTQLPPLDLDAVEDDTVSVKSEPETKVVVAEVKPKIQNKREMDEESSDSKKIKTDEKTLEVCESEPVILSKDISSKKNVVKKHSENKGPAPPPPPLPPPSSVVKLVSNEESLNLPIVLKVQDTNQEKEKESVPELKELEVPKSKNNEYSEIHDSINNNSETEKQPIHIGEEENRSVSIQSIQLRKHDISSSRPISVAASNNGPIVNSTEDSQIRTRRRSSSASNRNQRRPSPPSLDKVLQMNQNIEKNKGKMPTAVMNELAGRLQNNQDETDRINNKDNIEQNDNLINGGTLVRVGSLSAIDSKVTVVTTTHPPVLQTHPPGLHTQVIIVADTNTKSQIEKKDEVVVINSSQADEEELDASHVSVITVGEEPSAKELGPWNSKEEVEVSKPICVPVNTDTNKVKMNGRATMVKPSDPTEVYIVVNNSTNVHKSSKHSDGIVVNNKHHVSPTRSTSRSHSDSGSVYSSGGQRTPPSAASTRTFDRSDAESVSTTISHDSRSSNKENNLPPREFEDEVVLRKKPEYSREMKRTSRNISKEELEIRNMKKKTRKRTRKFEVDGVVVTTTTSKVIYGDEDSSHGYNDQIFRKQELRELKMLQKQEQKQFQDLSFKAVISKEQQDKKFEQERMTLIKHYEADLDTMVKQQRQAVEKAETQQEADLRMTSKKIRLEQERELKEFREGLKQELRLLKQEVDLKPKERRKNLFKDKKEKLETEHEEREKLFLEKLNENHESSLSRLSDAHQEKIALMERQYLQQKQQLMRAREAALWEMEERQIHEKQQLAKRQLKDGFFLQRHQMLIRHEKELEQMKRMNIRKDEEMQKRQGVEKRSLPKRIRSEMKAREMMFRESLRISMATNPNPDTEYERNRLKKFQENEKKRYRNETLAFEMKQQRQLEELRIANDTTIRELEQLQNEKRKMLMEHETTKLKEQEELYARELREWKAHLKPRKQNLEMELARQAKGNSWNSRYSLPSSPGNTLLRREYSFSSLLSSPRLSSSSFRSPGSGFLPRRCANQFPNHSNQSTM is encoded by the exons ATGTCGTTTTTGAGTGGCCTCAAGAAAGTGCTTCACTTAGGTAACAATGAAGCGAAAAAGAAGAAAGTATTCAACAACATCCATATGGATTGTGACGTTGATGATTTTTGGGAAATGATTGGTGAACTTGGTGATGGAGCTTTTGGCAAAGTCTACAAG gcTCAACACCGAGAAACTGGACAGTTGGCTGCTgctaaaatgtgtattttagaaGGTGAAGATGATTTGGCTGATTTTATGATTGAAATTGACATTTTAGCCGAATGTAAACATTCAAATATTGTCCAATTATATGAAGCATTTTTTGTTAATTCTAAACTTTGG ATGCTGATTGAGTATTGTGATGGAGGTGCTTTAGATTCAATTATGGTAGAGCTGGATCGTGCATTAATTGAAGAACAAATAGCTTATGTTTGCAAGTATATGTGTGAAGGGTTAGCGTTTCTTCATAAATGTAAAGTTATACACCGTGATCTTAAAGCTGGAAATGTACTTTTAACAACTAGTGCTGGTGTTAAGATTG CTGATTTTGGTGTTTCTGCTAAGAATAAACAAACATTACAGAAACATGATACTTTTATTGGAACACCTTATTGGATGGCTCCTGAAGTAGTTTTATGCGAAACTTTTAGGGATAATCCTTATGATTTTAAAGTAGACATTTGGTCTTTAGGGATAACACTTATAGAATTAGCACAAATGGAACCTCCAAATCATGAAATGTCTCCTATGCGTGTAttacttaaaatacaaaaatctgaTCCTCCTAAATTAGAACAACCATCTAAATGGTCTAAAAATTTCAATGACTTTGTAGCACATGCTCTTATAAAAGATCCAGTTCAAAGGCCAACTGCAGATGATCTTCTTAAA CACCCATTTGTCAATGGAAATATAGATCCAAAACCAATCCGAGATTTATTGCTTGAATATAAGGCAGAGGTGGTTGAAGAAGAAGTTGTAGATGAAGAACCtgag GAATCACCACAATCTACTCAGTTACCTCCCCTGGACTTGGATGCAGTCGAAGATGACACTGTGTCTGTTAAAAGTGAACCTGAAACTAAAG TAGTTGTAGCTGAAGTGAaaccaaaaatacaaaataaacgaGAGATGGACGAAGAATCATCAGatagtaaaaaaatcaaaacggaCGAAAAAACCTTAGAAGTTTGTGAATCCGAGCCAGTTATTTTGTCAAAAGACAtttcttctaaaaaaaat GTGGTAAAAAAACATTCGGAAAACAAAGGTCcagcaccaccaccaccacctctGCCACCACCATCTTCAGTTGTGAAATTAGTATCAAATGAAGAATCACTGAATTTACCAATTGTATTAAAAGTTCAGGATACTAAccaagaaaaagaaaaagaatcaGTGCCTGAACTTAAAGAACTTGAAGTACCAAAATCAAAGAATAATGAGTATTCAGAAATTCACGATTCTATTAACAATAATTCTGAAACAGAAAAACAGCCTATTCATATTGGTGAAGAGGAGAACCGCTCTGTATCTATTCAATCAATACAATTACGTAAACATGATATATCTAGCTCTAGACCTATATCAGTAGCTGCTAGTAATAATGGTCCAATTGTAAACTCTACGGAAGACTCTCAAATAAGAACTAGAAGACGGAGTTCATCTGCTTCTAATCGTAATCAAAGAAGGCCTTCTCCTCCATCTTTGGATAAGGTTTTACAAATGAATcagaatattgaaaaaaataaaggaaagATGCCAACTGCTGTTATGAATGAATTAGCTGGGAGACTTCAAAATAACCAAGATGAGACTGATCGAATAAACAATAAAGATAATA TTGAACAAAATGACAATTTAATCAATGGAGGTACTTTGGTAAGGGTGGGATCTTTGAGCGCAATTGATTCAAAGGTTACTGTTGTAACTACCACACATCCACCTGTTCTTCAAACACATCCTCCAGGACTACATACCCAAGTGATTATAGTTGCTGATACAAACACTAAGTCACAG attGAGAAAAAAGATGAAGTTGTTGTCATAAATTCGTCACAAGCTGACGAAGAAGAATTAGATGCTAGTCATGTGTCTGTTATAACAGTAGGAGAAGAACCTTCTGCTAAAGAATTAGGTCCATGGAATAGTAAAGAAGAGGTTGAAGTTTCTAAACCAATTTGTGTACCTGTGAATACGGATACCAATAAAGTGAAAATGAATGGACGGGCTACAATGGTTAAACCCAGTGATCCAACAGAAGTATACATTGTCGTTAACAATTCAACAAATGTACATAAAtcg TCAAAACATTCTGATGGAATTgtggtaaataataaacaccatgTTTCACCAACACGATCTACATCTCGTTCACATTCAGATAGTGGATCAGTATATAGTAGTGGAGGCCAGCGAACTCCACCTTCAGCTGCCAGTACACGTACATTTGATAGATCAGATGCAGAGAGTGTTTCAACTACGATTAGTCATGATAGTCGGAGTAGTAATAAAGAGAATAATTTGCCTCCTCGAGAATTTGAAGATGAAGTTGTTTTACGTAAAAAACCAGAGTATAGCAGa gaaATGAAGAGGACTAGTCGAAATATAAGTAAAGAAGAACTAGAAATAAGAAACATGAAAAAAAAGACAAGAAAACGAACAAGAAAATTTGAAGTAGATGGTGTAGTTGTGACAACAACAACTAGCAAAGTAATTTATGGTGATGAAGATTCCAGTCATGGATACAATGATCAGATATTTAGGAAACAAGAACTAAGAGAACTAAAAATGTTGCAAAAACAAGAGCAAAAACAGTTTCAAGATTTATCATTTAAAGCAGTCATATCTAAAGAGCAACAAGATAAAAAGTTTGAGCAGGAAAGAATGacattaattaaacattatgaAGCTGATTTAGATACAATGGTCAAGCAACAACGTCAAGCTGTGGAGAAAGCTGAAACCCAGCAAGAGGCAGATTTAAGAATGACTTCTAAAAAAATTCGCTTAgaacaa gaGCGAGAATTAAAAGAATTCAGAGAAGGTCTAAAACAAGAGTTACGACTATTAAAGCAAGAAGTAGATTTAAAGCCTAAAGAAAGGCGGAAAAATTTATTTAAGGATAAAAAAGAGAAGTTAGAGACTGAACATGAGGAGAGAGAAAAATTATTCCTTGAGAAACTAAATGAAAATCATGAAAGTTCCTTGAGTAGACTGAGTGATGCTCATCAGGAGAAAATTGCGCTTATGGAACGTCAATATTTACAACAGAAACAACAG ttaATGCGAGCTAGAGAAGCAGCTTTGTGGGAGATGGAAGAACGGCAAATACATGAAAAACAACAGTTAGCTAAAAGACAGCTTAAAGATGGTTTTTTCTTGCAGAGGCATCAA ATGTTAATAAGACATGAAAAAGAATTGGAACAGATGAAACGTATGAATATACGTAAGGATGAAGAAATGCAAAAACGACAGGGTGTTGAAAAACGATCTTTGCCTAAACGTATTCGCTCTGAAATGAAAGCACGAGAGATGATGTTCCGTGAATCTTTAAGAATAAGTATGGCAACTAATCCAAATCCAGATACGGAGTATGAACGTAACCGGCttaaaaaatttcaagaaaATGAGAAAAAAAGATATCGTAATGAGACGCTTGCGTTTGAAATGAAGCAGCAGCGACAGCTTGAAGAGCTTAGAATCGCAAATGACACCACTATTAGAGAGCTTGAACAGCTTCAGAATGAAAAAC GTAAAATGTTGATGGAGCATGAAACAACTAAGTTGAAAGAGCAAGAAGAGTTGTATGCTCGTGAGTTGAGAGAATGGAAAGCTCATCTCAAACCTAGGAAACAG aaCCTTGAGATGGAGTTGGCGAGACAAGCCAAAGGGAATTCATGGAACAGTCGCTATTCATTGCCTTCATCCCCTGGCAACACGTTGCTCAGACGAGAATATTCGTTTTCATCACTTCTCTCTTCTCCTCGATTGTCCAGTTCTTCATTTCGTTCTCCTGGCTCAGGATTTCTCCCTAGGCGATGTGCCAATCAATTTCCTAATCATTCGAACCAATCcacaatgtaa
- the LOC132939768 gene encoding serine/threonine-protein kinase 10 isoform X3 gives MSFLSGLKKVLHLGNNEAKKKKVFNNIHMDCDVDDFWEMIGELGDGAFGKVYKAQHRETGQLAAAKMCILEGEDDLADFMIEIDILAECKHSNIVQLYEAFFVNSKLWMLIEYCDGGALDSIMVELDRALIEEQIAYVCKYMCEGLAFLHKCKVIHRDLKAGNVLLTTSAGVKIADFGVSAKNKQTLQKHDTFIGTPYWMAPEVVLCETFRDNPYDFKVDIWSLGITLIELAQMEPPNHEMSPMRVLLKIQKSDPPKLEQPSKWSKNFNDFVAHALIKDPVQRPTADDLLKHPFVNGNIDPKPIRDLLLEYKAEVVEEEVVDEEPEESPQSTQLPPLDLDAVEDDTVSVKSEPETKVVVAEVKPKIQNKREMDEESSDSKKIKTDEKTLEVCESEPVILSKDISSKKNVVKKHSENKGPAPPPPPLPPPSSVVKLVSNEESLNLPIVLKVQDTNQEKEKESVPELKELEVPKSKNNEYSEIHDSINNNSETEKQPIHIGEEENRSVSIQSIQLRKHDISSSRPISVAASNNGPIVNSTEDSQIRTRRRSSSASNRNQRRPSPPSLDKVLQMNQNIEKNKGKMPTAVMNELAGRLQNNQDETDRINNKDNIEQNDNLINGGTLVRVGSLSAIDSKVTVVTTTHPPVLQTHPPGLHTQVIIVADTNTKSQIEKKDEVVVINSSQADEEELDASHVSVITVGEEPSAKELGPWNSKEEVEVSKPICVPVNTDTNKVKMNGRATMVKPSDPTEVYIVVNNSTNVHKSSKHSDGIVVNNKHHVSPTRSTSRSHSDSGSVYSSGGQRTPPSAASTRTFDRSDAESVSTTISHDSRSSNKENNLPPREFEDEVVLRKKPEYSREMKRTSRNISKEELEIRNMKKKTRKRTRKFEVDGVVVTTTTSKVIYGDEDSSHGYNDQIFRKQELRELKMLQKQEQKQFQDLSFKAVISKEQQDKKFEQERMTLIKHYEADLDTMVKQQRQAVEKAETQQEADLRMTSKKIRLEQERELKEFREGLKQELRLLKQEVDLKPKERRKNLFKDKKEKLETEHEEREKLFLEKLNENHESSLSRLSDAHQEKIALMERQYLQQKQQLMRAREAALWEMEERQIHEKQQLAKRQLKDGFFLQRHQMLIRHEKELEQMKRMNIRKDEEMQKRQGVEKRSLPKRIRSEMKAREMMFRESLRISMATNPNPDTEYERNRLKKFQENEKKRYRNETLAFEMKQQRQLEELRIANDTTIRELEQLQNEKRKMLMEHETTKLKEQEELYARELREWKAHLKPRKQKLEEQFAIQLEEQEAIFGPANNMLPINTSPPSHHRSYHHRSSTRSSLSSMSAD, from the exons ATGTCGTTTTTGAGTGGCCTCAAGAAAGTGCTTCACTTAGGTAACAATGAAGCGAAAAAGAAGAAAGTATTCAACAACATCCATATGGATTGTGACGTTGATGATTTTTGGGAAATGATTGGTGAACTTGGTGATGGAGCTTTTGGCAAAGTCTACAAG gcTCAACACCGAGAAACTGGACAGTTGGCTGCTgctaaaatgtgtattttagaaGGTGAAGATGATTTGGCTGATTTTATGATTGAAATTGACATTTTAGCCGAATGTAAACATTCAAATATTGTCCAATTATATGAAGCATTTTTTGTTAATTCTAAACTTTGG ATGCTGATTGAGTATTGTGATGGAGGTGCTTTAGATTCAATTATGGTAGAGCTGGATCGTGCATTAATTGAAGAACAAATAGCTTATGTTTGCAAGTATATGTGTGAAGGGTTAGCGTTTCTTCATAAATGTAAAGTTATACACCGTGATCTTAAAGCTGGAAATGTACTTTTAACAACTAGTGCTGGTGTTAAGATTG CTGATTTTGGTGTTTCTGCTAAGAATAAACAAACATTACAGAAACATGATACTTTTATTGGAACACCTTATTGGATGGCTCCTGAAGTAGTTTTATGCGAAACTTTTAGGGATAATCCTTATGATTTTAAAGTAGACATTTGGTCTTTAGGGATAACACTTATAGAATTAGCACAAATGGAACCTCCAAATCATGAAATGTCTCCTATGCGTGTAttacttaaaatacaaaaatctgaTCCTCCTAAATTAGAACAACCATCTAAATGGTCTAAAAATTTCAATGACTTTGTAGCACATGCTCTTATAAAAGATCCAGTTCAAAGGCCAACTGCAGATGATCTTCTTAAA CACCCATTTGTCAATGGAAATATAGATCCAAAACCAATCCGAGATTTATTGCTTGAATATAAGGCAGAGGTGGTTGAAGAAGAAGTTGTAGATGAAGAACCtgag GAATCACCACAATCTACTCAGTTACCTCCCCTGGACTTGGATGCAGTCGAAGATGACACTGTGTCTGTTAAAAGTGAACCTGAAACTAAAG TAGTTGTAGCTGAAGTGAaaccaaaaatacaaaataaacgaGAGATGGACGAAGAATCATCAGatagtaaaaaaatcaaaacggaCGAAAAAACCTTAGAAGTTTGTGAATCCGAGCCAGTTATTTTGTCAAAAGACAtttcttctaaaaaaaat GTGGTAAAAAAACATTCGGAAAACAAAGGTCcagcaccaccaccaccacctctGCCACCACCATCTTCAGTTGTGAAATTAGTATCAAATGAAGAATCACTGAATTTACCAATTGTATTAAAAGTTCAGGATACTAAccaagaaaaagaaaaagaatcaGTGCCTGAACTTAAAGAACTTGAAGTACCAAAATCAAAGAATAATGAGTATTCAGAAATTCACGATTCTATTAACAATAATTCTGAAACAGAAAAACAGCCTATTCATATTGGTGAAGAGGAGAACCGCTCTGTATCTATTCAATCAATACAATTACGTAAACATGATATATCTAGCTCTAGACCTATATCAGTAGCTGCTAGTAATAATGGTCCAATTGTAAACTCTACGGAAGACTCTCAAATAAGAACTAGAAGACGGAGTTCATCTGCTTCTAATCGTAATCAAAGAAGGCCTTCTCCTCCATCTTTGGATAAGGTTTTACAAATGAATcagaatattgaaaaaaataaaggaaagATGCCAACTGCTGTTATGAATGAATTAGCTGGGAGACTTCAAAATAACCAAGATGAGACTGATCGAATAAACAATAAAGATAATA TTGAACAAAATGACAATTTAATCAATGGAGGTACTTTGGTAAGGGTGGGATCTTTGAGCGCAATTGATTCAAAGGTTACTGTTGTAACTACCACACATCCACCTGTTCTTCAAACACATCCTCCAGGACTACATACCCAAGTGATTATAGTTGCTGATACAAACACTAAGTCACAG attGAGAAAAAAGATGAAGTTGTTGTCATAAATTCGTCACAAGCTGACGAAGAAGAATTAGATGCTAGTCATGTGTCTGTTATAACAGTAGGAGAAGAACCTTCTGCTAAAGAATTAGGTCCATGGAATAGTAAAGAAGAGGTTGAAGTTTCTAAACCAATTTGTGTACCTGTGAATACGGATACCAATAAAGTGAAAATGAATGGACGGGCTACAATGGTTAAACCCAGTGATCCAACAGAAGTATACATTGTCGTTAACAATTCAACAAATGTACATAAAtcg TCAAAACATTCTGATGGAATTgtggtaaataataaacaccatgTTTCACCAACACGATCTACATCTCGTTCACATTCAGATAGTGGATCAGTATATAGTAGTGGAGGCCAGCGAACTCCACCTTCAGCTGCCAGTACACGTACATTTGATAGATCAGATGCAGAGAGTGTTTCAACTACGATTAGTCATGATAGTCGGAGTAGTAATAAAGAGAATAATTTGCCTCCTCGAGAATTTGAAGATGAAGTTGTTTTACGTAAAAAACCAGAGTATAGCAGa gaaATGAAGAGGACTAGTCGAAATATAAGTAAAGAAGAACTAGAAATAAGAAACATGAAAAAAAAGACAAGAAAACGAACAAGAAAATTTGAAGTAGATGGTGTAGTTGTGACAACAACAACTAGCAAAGTAATTTATGGTGATGAAGATTCCAGTCATGGATACAATGATCAGATATTTAGGAAACAAGAACTAAGAGAACTAAAAATGTTGCAAAAACAAGAGCAAAAACAGTTTCAAGATTTATCATTTAAAGCAGTCATATCTAAAGAGCAACAAGATAAAAAGTTTGAGCAGGAAAGAATGacattaattaaacattatgaAGCTGATTTAGATACAATGGTCAAGCAACAACGTCAAGCTGTGGAGAAAGCTGAAACCCAGCAAGAGGCAGATTTAAGAATGACTTCTAAAAAAATTCGCTTAgaacaa gaGCGAGAATTAAAAGAATTCAGAGAAGGTCTAAAACAAGAGTTACGACTATTAAAGCAAGAAGTAGATTTAAAGCCTAAAGAAAGGCGGAAAAATTTATTTAAGGATAAAAAAGAGAAGTTAGAGACTGAACATGAGGAGAGAGAAAAATTATTCCTTGAGAAACTAAATGAAAATCATGAAAGTTCCTTGAGTAGACTGAGTGATGCTCATCAGGAGAAAATTGCGCTTATGGAACGTCAATATTTACAACAGAAACAACAG ttaATGCGAGCTAGAGAAGCAGCTTTGTGGGAGATGGAAGAACGGCAAATACATGAAAAACAACAGTTAGCTAAAAGACAGCTTAAAGATGGTTTTTTCTTGCAGAGGCATCAA ATGTTAATAAGACATGAAAAAGAATTGGAACAGATGAAACGTATGAATATACGTAAGGATGAAGAAATGCAAAAACGACAGGGTGTTGAAAAACGATCTTTGCCTAAACGTATTCGCTCTGAAATGAAAGCACGAGAGATGATGTTCCGTGAATCTTTAAGAATAAGTATGGCAACTAATCCAAATCCAGATACGGAGTATGAACGTAACCGGCttaaaaaatttcaagaaaATGAGAAAAAAAGATATCGTAATGAGACGCTTGCGTTTGAAATGAAGCAGCAGCGACAGCTTGAAGAGCTTAGAATCGCAAATGACACCACTATTAGAGAGCTTGAACAGCTTCAGAATGAAAAAC GTAAAATGTTGATGGAGCATGAAACAACTAAGTTGAAAGAGCAAGAAGAGTTGTATGCTCGTGAGTTGAGAGAATGGAAAGCTCATCTCAAACCTAGGAAACAG AAACTTGAAGAACAGTTTGCTATACAGTTGGAAGAACAAGAAGCAATATTTGGGCCGGCAAACAATATGTTGCCAATTAATACTAGCCCACCTTCTCATCATCGTTCTTATCATCACAGAAGCTCTACTCGCAGTAGTCTATCATCTATGTCAGCAGATTGA